The following nucleotide sequence is from Borrelia puertoricensis.
ACAGTAACAGCAACAATGAATGCTTATTTATTCTTAAAAAATGCAATCTTTAGGCTTATATCAAAAATATTTACAAAAGAGACAAAAGCATACAAACTAATATCTGACATAAAAAAAGACTCTAGCGATTTACAAAGAATATATATACCTAATCTATTACTCAAAATAGAAAATTATGATCCTGAAAGTTATGAAAAATTTATGAAAAAATTTTCACAGTTTAGCCCTTTCATAATATTTAACATGTTAAACAAACCTGATGACATCAAAAAAATTGAAAGGATACTAAAATCTGCAAAAAACTATTTAAATATAAATTTACAAAGTATAGGTTCAATTTATAAAGACGAGCTTATCGACAAAGCATTAAACCATAAAATACCAATAACTATTTATAAACCAACAAGCTTAACTTCCAAAAGTATTAAAAAAATAGCAAAAAAATTAGTTGAACTTGAAACCATAATAAATGATGTAGAACTCTTAAGCGAAGATGATCTAAACGAAAACTATCATTTTGTAATTCAAGAAGCACAAGATGAATACCTAAAAAAATATGCATATCTTGAATCGTTACTAATGAACAAAACAATAGATAATAATACAATTATTGATATAATAAAATCTCAACAAAAAGAAATTGCAACATTAAGAAAACAAAATATAATGTTTAAAAAAAAATTATTTGCACAATTAAAAAAAGACTAAGGAGAAAAAAATGCCAAATTATATAAACTATCCTAGTTGGTTACATCCCGAGATAATTAAAGGTATCCCCATTACATGGTATAGCCTATCTTATATTATCATAATAATAATTTCTTACAAATTCATTTGGTATCAAATAAAAACTGATAAACTTAACATAGAAAAAAGTGACTATGAAAAACTAATGTTTTCGCTTGTTATGGGAGCAATAATTGGCGCAAGACTAACATCTACTTTAATTTATGATAGGAGTGGAATTTATTATACACACCCATGGCTTATTTTTCTGCCATTTGACCAAAACTGGAATTTTACAGGTTTTAGAGGAATGGCAATACACGGAGGATTTTTCGGAGTAATTATTGCACCAACAATAATAATAAATACCGAACTTAAACACACAAATATAAAGAAATACTTCAGAAAGATAACTGATTACGGAGCAATAGCCTTCTCTTCAGGATATATACTTGGAAGATTTGCTAATTTTGCAAATGCAGAGCTTTATGGAAGACCAATGAAAGGCGGTATAATATTTCCCAATGCAGAACCTTTTAAAGTAAGTCAGAAAGGAGTAAGAGAATTTGCAGAATCAATTGGACTGGAAATATTACCTCACGACTTGTTTATTAACCTACCGAGAATTCCATCACAACTCATTGAAGGATTCTTTGAGGGAACTGTAACCTTTTTATTACTATGGTTTATTTTTAGGAAAATAAAAAAATATGACGGTTTTATCTTTGGAATATACATAATTCTTTACGGACTATTTAGATTCTTTATTGAGTACTTAAGAGAGCCAGACAAGGAAATAGGATTTGT
It contains:
- the lgt gene encoding prolipoprotein diacylglyceryl transferase, which encodes MPNYINYPSWLHPEIIKGIPITWYSLSYIIIIIISYKFIWYQIKTDKLNIEKSDYEKLMFSLVMGAIIGARLTSTLIYDRSGIYYTHPWLIFLPFDQNWNFTGFRGMAIHGGFFGVIIAPTIIINTELKHTNIKKYFRKITDYGAIAFSSGYILGRFANFANAELYGRPMKGGIIFPNAEPFKVSQKGVREFAESIGLEILPHDLFINLPRIPSQLIEGFFEGTVTFLLLWFIFRKIKKYDGFIFGIYIILYGLFRFFIEYLREPDKEIGFVITYKKPESILDFSFLNISIGQIFSLILILSGIIWLSWAKRRSEKLKK
- a CDS encoding P-loop NTPase, whose translation is MIIIPVASGKGGVGKSLFSTNIAICLANEGKKVLLVDLDLGGSNLHSMLNIIPKKSIGTFLKTKIPFKDVIIESGIKNLSFIAGDSDIPELANIAIFQKKKIINNLKKLNYDYLIIDLGAGTTFNTIDFFLISNRGVIITIPTVTATMNAYLFLKNAIFRLISKIFTKETKAYKLISDIKKDSSDLQRIYIPNLLLKIENYDPESYEKFMKKFSQFSPFIIFNMLNKPDDIKKIERILKSAKNYLNINLQSIGSIYKDELIDKALNHKIPITIYKPTSLTSKSIKKIAKKLVELETIINDVELLSEDDLNENYHFVIQEAQDEYLKKYAYLESLLMNKTIDNNTIIDIIKSQQKEIATLRKQNIMFKKKLFAQLKKD